The following proteins are encoded in a genomic region of Eriocheir sinensis breed Jianghai 21 chromosome 2, ASM2467909v1, whole genome shotgun sequence:
- the LOC126999202 gene encoding uncharacterized protein LOC126999202: protein MEEEDLLVGLALLLLLKKKQENEKRRKLWSRRWLLRRREESVSFRLMKKLREEDPATLRQWIRLDWEQFEELLAQVTPLIEKQDTNMRQAVTPAERLTLTLRYLASGESYRSLSCQFRISHTLISSIVPSVCKAIYEVLGPRYISLPKTEEEWQKVASDFYTQWNFPMCIGALDGKRILIQKPINSGSGFYDYKGHFSVIMMALVDADCKFLYVDVGSCGRASDGSVWDRCTLRQAVESDILNIPKSQTIPFTGMECPYVFVGDDAFPLKKYLMKPYPGRGGTEESVIYNYRLSRARRTSENAFGIMTARFQVFKQPLRIAPKHVEDITLAAVALHNMLREKSKDTYSPPELLDREDVGNGRLQQGQMHQHANAAMEGLRAVGRGHTNDAKEVWDTLKDYFNNEGQVPWQAQMALLH from the exons ATGGAAGAAGAGGACTTACTAGTTGGCTTGGCTCTTTTACTGCTCTtgaaaaagaagcaggaaaatgagaagaggaggaagttatgGAGTCGTCGGTGGCtcttgaggaggagagaggagagtgtgtCCTTCAGACTAATGAAAAAGCTGAGAGAAGAGGACCCGGCCACCTTGAGACAGTGGATACGCCTCGATTGGGAGCAGTTTGAAGAGCTGTTAGCCCAGGTTACTCCTCTCATAGAAAAGCAGGACACAAATATGCGGCAGGCTGTGACTCCTGCTGAGCGTCTCACTCTGACACTCCGCTATTTAGCTTCAG GAGAGTCTTACCGGTCACTGTCCTGTCAGTTCAGGATAAGTCACACCCTCATATCCAGTATTGTCCCATCAGTCTGCAAGGCAATCTACGAAGTCTTGGGACCAAGGTACATCTCCCTACCAAAAACGGAAGAGGAGTGGCAGAAAGTGGCAAGTGATTTTTACACACAGTGGAACTTTCCTATGTGCATAGGTGCTCTTGATGGGAAAAGAATTTTGATACAAAAGCCTATAAATTCAGGGTCAGGTTTTTATGATTACAAGGGTCATTTCAGTGTGATCATGATGGCACTTGTTGATGCAGATTGTAAATTTTTATATGTGGATGTTGGTTCTTGTGGGAGAGCAAGTGATGGTAGTGTGTGGGACAGGTGCACACTGAGGCAGGCAGTGGAAAGTGACATCCTGAATATTCCAAAGTCTCAGACAATTCCCTTCACTGGAATGGAGTGCCCATATGTCTTTGTCGGAGACGATGCTTTCCCTTTGAAGAAATATCTGATGAAGCCGTACCCAGGCAGAGGTGGAACGGAAGAAAGTGTGATTTACAATTACCGCTTGTCTCGTGCTCGGAGGACATCAGAAAATGCATTTGGAATTATGACAGCAAGATTCCAGGTCTTTAAACAACCTTTAAGAATTGCTCCTAAACATGTAGAGGACATAACCCTAGCTGCTGTAGCTTTGCATAACATGTTGAGGGAAAAATCAAAGGACACATATTCTCCGCCGGAATTATTAGACCGAGAGGATGTGGGAAATGGAAGGCTGCAGCAGGGACAAATGCACCAGCATGCAAATGCTGCAATGGAAGGCCTTCGTGCAGTTGGAAGAGGACACACCAACGATGCCAAGGAAGTGTGGGATACACTGAAGGACTATTTTAATAATGAAGGACAGGTCCCATGGCAGGCACAAATGGCACTTCTGCACTAA
- the LOC126999210 gene encoding uncharacterized protein LOC126999210 produces the protein MPVGTVAQLLGWRGPLVQPLLLPSVLPAVFPLRMMRSGGIACDECNEWCHGSQTCTGFPSVFVKEVLKHQGKGVKYVCTRCRLASPVNSSSPANPDLQLLREFLSQMFNTIAGLSNSVKSIDLRISETQRDSVVSGGEGRTDRSDVRTIIREKVRVLSEREKRQDSIIIRSLPFGENFQEKFNPIASFLLPERSDPITLVDIVPVSPSLVRAKIPNSNLKQESLSRSNKLFNSQYAQVFISRDFRERNCRERGLPVILTLVLWQFKKPDQVVVLLRLLCPLSLTPLSVLVLLAPQKTIIRPLQFQTYCC, from the coding sequence ATGCCGGTAGGGACAGTAGCCCAGTTACTAGGGTGGAGAGGACCCCTGGTGCAACCGTTGCTCCTTCCCTCTGTGTTACCTGCCGTTTTCCCGTTAAGGATGATGAGGAGTGGGGGGATTGCCTGTGATGAGTGCAATGAGTGGTGTCATGGGTCACAGACTTGCACCGGCTTCCCCTCAGTCTTTGTCAAGGAAGTCTTGAAGCACCAGGGTAAGGGTGTGAAGTATGTGTGCACTAGATGCAGATTAGCTTCCCCTGTTAACTCAAGCTCACCTGCCAACCCTGACCTTCAGTTACTTCGGGAATTCCTGTCACAGATGTTCAATACCATTGCTGGTCTCAGTAATTCAGTAAAATCAATTGATTTGCGGATCTCTGAGACTCAAAGGGACAGCGTTGTTtctgggggagaagggaggactgaCAGATCTGATGTGCGTACCATCATCAGAGAGAAAGTAAGAgtgttaagtgagagagagaagaggcaggaCAGTATCATTATCAGAAGTCTACCCTTTGGTGAAAACTTTCAAGAAAAATTTAACCCCATTGCCTCTTTCCTATTGCCAGAGAGATCGGACCCGATTACCTTGGTTGATATTGTTCCAGTTTCTCCTTCCTTAGTCAGAGCTAAAATCCCCAATTCCAACTTGAAACAAGAATCATTATCAAGGAGCAACAAATTATTTAATAGCCAATATGCACAGGTTTTTATTTCTAGGGATTTCAGAGAGAGGAACTGCAGAGAAAGAGGGCTGCCAGTCATACTGACACTAGTTCTTTGGCAGTTCAAGAAACCCGATCAGGTAGTAGTCTTGCTGCGGCTTCTGTGTCCTCTGAGCCTGACCCCCTTGTCCGTCCTAGTACTGTTGGCACCACAAAAAACGATCATTAGACCTCTCCAGTTCCAAACATACTGTTGTTAA